Proteins found in one Dermacentor silvarum isolate Dsil-2018 chromosome 8, BIME_Dsil_1.4, whole genome shotgun sequence genomic segment:
- the LOC119460881 gene encoding uncharacterized protein LOC119460881 isoform X2, with the protein MSDSRWSRVAAADSAVELVMSRRGKPKAKYAGRTFTLDTRNDQRYRWRCDVRQCRSRLTTDLYENHHMVYRFREHDEDQHRRVASERKRRDATYRQQVSVQRAHMASRTAARDVALPTKKIGDFRYVLENRIGGLHFWRCEYVSCPGRCRTHDGHLVAGPSQHTHQPHAAMDEPDTVHECEDSSSCTEFQPDACEKAPPGISEAITTDADPKQREVSLQQHQQERRSQISNGSADSPVVIKSEPCSPLTPEAAKTSDVGVSAVDEAAQTNAPDVITAGTTAAGDDGPLLRVSSPFSCSDQRSSLQTAYDETAAAVPEASHYVDSSEYEGNDEEEQWPLSSADAAVISEAMEERSHLAAAAGYGLAASGRNSSLAEVLQMTAGTADSREQDLRAGILLQVRRLLEAETDLVNERRRNEVLRGKLLRRQLLGIVTENEPALPYI; encoded by the exons ATGTCCGACTCTCGGTGGTCGCGAGTGGCGGCTGCCGATTCCGCCGTCGAGTTGGTTATGTCGCGGCGCGGCAAGCCGAAGGCTAAGTACGCCGGCCGCACGTTTACGCTGGACACTCGGAATGACCAGCGCTACCGTTGGCGTTGCGACGTGCGCCAGTGCAGGTCGCGGCTCACGACCGACTTGTACGAGAACCACCACATGGTCTACCGATTCCGGGAGCACGACGAAGACCAGCACCGGCGCGTGGCTAGCGAGAGAAAGAGGCGTGACGCCACGTACAGGCAGCAGGTAAGTGTTCAACGCGCGCACATGGCCTCACGGACAGCCGCACGGGACGTCGCGCTA CCCACGAAGAAGATCGGCGACTTCCGGTACGTGCTGGAGAACCGCATTGGAGGCCTGCACTTCTGGCGCTGCGAGTACGTGAGCTGCCCCGGACGATGCCGCACCCACGACGGCCACCTGGTCGCCGGGCCGTCGCAGCACACGCATCAGCCACACGCCGCGATGGACGAACCAGACAC GGTGCACGAGTGCGAAGACTCTTCCTCCTGCACGGAATTCCAACCAGACGCCTGCGAAAAGGCTCCACCAGGCATCAGCGAGGCGATCACTACAGACGCAGATCCCAAACAGCGGGAGGTTTCactgcagcagcaccagcaggaACGCCGTAGTCAAATTTCGAATGGGAGCGCGGACAGTCCCGTGGTCATCAAGTCGGAACCATGCTCGCCGCTCACTCCCGAAGCTGCGAAAACTTCCGACGTCGGCGTCAGTGCTGTCGATGAAGCGGCACAGACGAATGCACCTGACGTCATCACCGCCGGGACGACGGCGGCTGGTGACGACGGCCCGCTGCTTCGCGTAAGCAGCCCTTTCAGCTGTTCCGATCAGCGAAGCTCATTGCAGACGGCGTATGATGAGACAGCGGCCGCCGTCCCCGAAGCTTCCCATTACGTTGACTCTTCGGAATACGAAGGCAATGACGAGGAAGAACAATGGCCTCTGAGTTCGGCTGACGCGGCtgtgatctcggaggccatggaaGAGCGCTCGCACTTGGCTGCCGCCGCTGGTTACGGACTCGCAGCGAGCGGACGCAATTCGAGTCTGGCGGAGGTGCTCCAGATGACCGCTGGAACTGCGGACAGTCGTGAGCAGGACCTGCGGGCGGGCATTCTGTTGCAGGTACGTCGCCTTCTCGAGGCCGAGACGGACCTTGTGAACGAGAGGCGGCGGAACGAAGTTTTGCGCGGGAAGTTGCTGCGACGCCAGCTGTTGGGAATCGTGACGGAGAACGAACCAGCGCTTCCGTACATTTGA
- the LOC119460881 gene encoding uncharacterized protein LOC119460881 isoform X3: MSDSRWSRVAAADSAVELVMSRRGKPKAKYAGRTFTLDTRNDQRYRWRCDVRQCRSRLTTDLYENHHMVYRFREHDEDQHRRVASERKRRDATYRQQPTKKIGDFRYVLENRIGGLHFWRCEYVSCPGRCRTHDGHLVAGPSQHTHQPHAAMDEPDTRVHECEDSSSCTEFQPDACEKAPPGISEAITTDADPKQREVSLQQHQQERRSQISNGSADSPVVIKSEPCSPLTPEAAKTSDVGVSAVDEAAQTNAPDVITAGTTAAGDDGPLLRVSSPFSCSDQRSSLQTAYDETAAAVPEASHYVDSSEYEGNDEEEQWPLSSADAAVISEAMEERSHLAAAAGYGLAASGRNSSLAEVLQMTAGTADSREQDLRAGILLQVRRLLEAETDLVNERRRNEVLRGKLLRRQLLGIVTENEPALPYI; the protein is encoded by the exons ATGTCCGACTCTCGGTGGTCGCGAGTGGCGGCTGCCGATTCCGCCGTCGAGTTGGTTATGTCGCGGCGCGGCAAGCCGAAGGCTAAGTACGCCGGCCGCACGTTTACGCTGGACACTCGGAATGACCAGCGCTACCGTTGGCGTTGCGACGTGCGCCAGTGCAGGTCGCGGCTCACGACCGACTTGTACGAGAACCACCACATGGTCTACCGATTCCGGGAGCACGACGAAGACCAGCACCGGCGCGTGGCTAGCGAGAGAAAGAGGCGTGACGCCACGTACAGGCAGCAG CCCACGAAGAAGATCGGCGACTTCCGGTACGTGCTGGAGAACCGCATTGGAGGCCTGCACTTCTGGCGCTGCGAGTACGTGAGCTGCCCCGGACGATGCCGCACCCACGACGGCCACCTGGTCGCCGGGCCGTCGCAGCACACGCATCAGCCACACGCCGCGATGGACGAACCAGACAC CAGGGTGCACGAGTGCGAAGACTCTTCCTCCTGCACGGAATTCCAACCAGACGCCTGCGAAAAGGCTCCACCAGGCATCAGCGAGGCGATCACTACAGACGCAGATCCCAAACAGCGGGAGGTTTCactgcagcagcaccagcaggaACGCCGTAGTCAAATTTCGAATGGGAGCGCGGACAGTCCCGTGGTCATCAAGTCGGAACCATGCTCGCCGCTCACTCCCGAAGCTGCGAAAACTTCCGACGTCGGCGTCAGTGCTGTCGATGAAGCGGCACAGACGAATGCACCTGACGTCATCACCGCCGGGACGACGGCGGCTGGTGACGACGGCCCGCTGCTTCGCGTAAGCAGCCCTTTCAGCTGTTCCGATCAGCGAAGCTCATTGCAGACGGCGTATGATGAGACAGCGGCCGCCGTCCCCGAAGCTTCCCATTACGTTGACTCTTCGGAATACGAAGGCAATGACGAGGAAGAACAATGGCCTCTGAGTTCGGCTGACGCGGCtgtgatctcggaggccatggaaGAGCGCTCGCACTTGGCTGCCGCCGCTGGTTACGGACTCGCAGCGAGCGGACGCAATTCGAGTCTGGCGGAGGTGCTCCAGATGACCGCTGGAACTGCGGACAGTCGTGAGCAGGACCTGCGGGCGGGCATTCTGTTGCAGGTACGTCGCCTTCTCGAGGCCGAGACGGACCTTGTGAACGAGAGGCGGCGGAACGAAGTTTTGCGCGGGAAGTTGCTGCGACGCCAGCTGTTGGGAATCGTGACGGAGAACGAACCAGCGCTTCCGTACATTTGA
- the LOC119460881 gene encoding uncharacterized protein LOC119460881 isoform X1, protein MSDSRWSRVAAADSAVELVMSRRGKPKAKYAGRTFTLDTRNDQRYRWRCDVRQCRSRLTTDLYENHHMVYRFREHDEDQHRRVASERKRRDATYRQQVSVQRAHMASRTAARDVALPTKKIGDFRYVLENRIGGLHFWRCEYVSCPGRCRTHDGHLVAGPSQHTHQPHAAMDEPDTRVHECEDSSSCTEFQPDACEKAPPGISEAITTDADPKQREVSLQQHQQERRSQISNGSADSPVVIKSEPCSPLTPEAAKTSDVGVSAVDEAAQTNAPDVITAGTTAAGDDGPLLRVSSPFSCSDQRSSLQTAYDETAAAVPEASHYVDSSEYEGNDEEEQWPLSSADAAVISEAMEERSHLAAAAGYGLAASGRNSSLAEVLQMTAGTADSREQDLRAGILLQVRRLLEAETDLVNERRRNEVLRGKLLRRQLLGIVTENEPALPYI, encoded by the exons ATGTCCGACTCTCGGTGGTCGCGAGTGGCGGCTGCCGATTCCGCCGTCGAGTTGGTTATGTCGCGGCGCGGCAAGCCGAAGGCTAAGTACGCCGGCCGCACGTTTACGCTGGACACTCGGAATGACCAGCGCTACCGTTGGCGTTGCGACGTGCGCCAGTGCAGGTCGCGGCTCACGACCGACTTGTACGAGAACCACCACATGGTCTACCGATTCCGGGAGCACGACGAAGACCAGCACCGGCGCGTGGCTAGCGAGAGAAAGAGGCGTGACGCCACGTACAGGCAGCAGGTAAGTGTTCAACGCGCGCACATGGCCTCACGGACAGCCGCACGGGACGTCGCGCTA CCCACGAAGAAGATCGGCGACTTCCGGTACGTGCTGGAGAACCGCATTGGAGGCCTGCACTTCTGGCGCTGCGAGTACGTGAGCTGCCCCGGACGATGCCGCACCCACGACGGCCACCTGGTCGCCGGGCCGTCGCAGCACACGCATCAGCCACACGCCGCGATGGACGAACCAGACAC CAGGGTGCACGAGTGCGAAGACTCTTCCTCCTGCACGGAATTCCAACCAGACGCCTGCGAAAAGGCTCCACCAGGCATCAGCGAGGCGATCACTACAGACGCAGATCCCAAACAGCGGGAGGTTTCactgcagcagcaccagcaggaACGCCGTAGTCAAATTTCGAATGGGAGCGCGGACAGTCCCGTGGTCATCAAGTCGGAACCATGCTCGCCGCTCACTCCCGAAGCTGCGAAAACTTCCGACGTCGGCGTCAGTGCTGTCGATGAAGCGGCACAGACGAATGCACCTGACGTCATCACCGCCGGGACGACGGCGGCTGGTGACGACGGCCCGCTGCTTCGCGTAAGCAGCCCTTTCAGCTGTTCCGATCAGCGAAGCTCATTGCAGACGGCGTATGATGAGACAGCGGCCGCCGTCCCCGAAGCTTCCCATTACGTTGACTCTTCGGAATACGAAGGCAATGACGAGGAAGAACAATGGCCTCTGAGTTCGGCTGACGCGGCtgtgatctcggaggccatggaaGAGCGCTCGCACTTGGCTGCCGCCGCTGGTTACGGACTCGCAGCGAGCGGACGCAATTCGAGTCTGGCGGAGGTGCTCCAGATGACCGCTGGAACTGCGGACAGTCGTGAGCAGGACCTGCGGGCGGGCATTCTGTTGCAGGTACGTCGCCTTCTCGAGGCCGAGACGGACCTTGTGAACGAGAGGCGGCGGAACGAAGTTTTGCGCGGGAAGTTGCTGCGACGCCAGCTGTTGGGAATCGTGACGGAGAACGAACCAGCGCTTCCGTACATTTGA